One window of Phalacrocorax carbo chromosome 1, bPhaCar2.1, whole genome shotgun sequence genomic DNA carries:
- the FMC1 gene encoding protein FMC1 homolog encodes MAALGSPLRTLRGLLRELRHANERSGRSYREMPAYRHIVAAFRAHRVTSEKLCRAQQELHFQAATYLCLLRSVREHAALHREYHGKGERSPEEVAGLVGFRLPQQPGGKA; translated from the exons ATGGCGGCGCTGGGCTCTCCGTTGCGGACTTTACGCGGGCTTCTGCGCGAGCTCCGCCACGCCAACGAGCGGTCCGGCCGCTCCTATCGCGAAATGCCCGCCTACCGGCATATCGTGGCGGCCTTCCGCGCCCACCGG GTCACCAGCGAGAAGCTGTGCCGGgcccagcaggagctgcactTCCAGGCTGCCACCTACCTCTGCCTGCTCCGCAGCGTCCGGGAGCACGCGGCCCTTCACCGGGAGTACCACGGCAAAGGGGAGCGCTCGCCTGAGGAGGTCGCCGGCCTGGTGGGCTTCAGGTTGCCCCAGCAGCCGGGAGGGAAGGCTTAG